The DNA region ATCGCCACCGGGAGCCGCAGCCTGCATCAGGCGTTGGAACTCCGGCAGGATCAGGTCGAGGATTTGCGACGTGTTGACCTCCAACGCCCGTTTCTGGAAGAAATACCCCAGCGGGTTCGGTGTTTTGTAGCGTGCCACCTGCAAGATGCCCTCATCTACCGCGAACACCACCACTCTGGCGGGCTCGGCAGTCTTCACCTTCATCTTCAGATTCTGCCCTGGTTTCACCAGTGATGGCGCATCCACACGTACCGCTTCTGTCCGCCTTTTCAGGCTGACTGCGAATGGCGCTACGCCGTATGAAAGCGGGCTCATGAAGATTTCTTCACTGCCGGGGTCGCGCACGAACTGCACATTGATGTAGCCGTTGCCTTCAAAATCCTTTGGCAGCGTGATCTGCTGCACCGAGCTGGTGGTGGTGGTCTTGAACCAGACATGGTGGTAGACCTTGTCACGCTCGATAGTGATCAGCCCTGACCCGACATAGGGCGCACGGATGCTGATATCGATGGTTTCGCCCGCCTCGAATTCGGTTTTGTTGAGCTTGAGCTGCAATTCAGCGTTGCGATCCAGCGAGCGGCTGACATTCGCCTCACCCACGACGCTGTATTCGATGCGGTTCAGCACATCACCCGTGGCACTGCGCAACACCAGCATGTAGTCGCCGGGCTCGCCGGTTGGCAATGCAAACTCAGTGCCACCTGCCTCGATCTTGACCGCCTTGGTGTCGCGCACCACATCTTTGCGGCGCGACACATATTTATAGATACCACTGTCCTGCTTGGTCAGCACCGATACATATCTGCGCTGGACCCAATCCAGCTTCAAGTCACCGACCGCAATCGACTGCAGTTTCCGATCAATCGCCAGCCAGCGGCTGCTGCGCGCAGCGCCTCGATTGATGTAGCCAAGGTCGCCATCCGCCTTGACCCCCACCAGATAGTTGGCGCTGGATACCAATACAGCGGTTTGCGACGCGACATTGCGCCCCCCTTCTGCCTCAAACACCCGCGCCAGGAAACTCAGCCGATATGTCGCGGCACCAAAACGCTGCAGATCGAGTGGTAACTCCGCTTCACCCTGCGCGTTGGTGGTGGTGGCCGGCAATTTGTCCTGCACGCCCTCTGACAGCAGGCTGGTATCGTAGAAAGCATAGTCACGGTACTTGGCGAAGGCCGGCAGCACGGGGCTTAGGCTGATCTCACTCTCGACCCGGCGGCCCTCGGCTGGCGCACCGAACAGATGCATCGCTTTGACCTGCGCCTTGACATCTTGCGGCGCCAGCCAGCCCTCGACAGGCCCGTCGGACAATTTCGCGGTCACCCGCATGCGATCAGGCTCAAAATCGCGGACCTTGACCGACACGCTGCCAATCTGGCTATCACGAGCGCCGTTTTTCACCAGATACAAGCCAACCGTGTATTCACCAGTGGGCGAGGTTTCGGTGGTTGACCACGAGAAGCTGTCGAATCCGCCTTTCCCTATCTTGATGGACTCACGGAATACCGTTGCACCGCGTGGGTCGGTCACCTCTGCCTGCAAGGGGATGCCTTCCAAGCCATTACGCCAATCAGCAGTACGCACGATCGAGCCGATATTCACCTTTTCACCAGGGCGATAGATACCACGATCAGAGAACAGATAGGCAGTCAGCTGATCTGCCTTGCTGGCATTGGATGCGCCGCCGATGTCAAAGCGCGACAGATTGAGCATGCGATCCGACCTGCCCATTGGCAGGAAGGACATGTCTCCCTCTTTCTGCACCACATACATAATGGGAGCTTTTTCACGTAACAACTTGCTGATATTGGGCAGACGGGCATGGCCGGTTGCATCGGTAGTCTGGGTTTCCGTGGCCTGGCCGTTGCGCCCGACCACATCTATCCGTGCGCCCGCAACAGGTTGGCCGGTCTGGATGGACTGGACAAACACATCCTGACTGCCATCGGTAGCGCGTTTGACGATCACGCCCAGATCCGTCAACAGAATCAACCGCGCATCGCTGACTTCACCGGTTTCACCTTCGTAGCCCCCTTCACCTTCACCCGCGTCGCCTTCCTCTCCCTGGTCAGCTTCTTCAGTTGGTTGCTGCGCTTTACCCTTGCCTTTCAGCTTGATCAGGAATAAACCACGCTTGATGCCAGCCTTGTCGGTCAGGTAGGGGGTCAGATCAATGCTATCGTAAACGGGTTTGCCGGGGTCGCGGGCATCCAGGCTGCGGTCTTCGGTATAGCGCTCGACCAAGCGATCCATTTCATAGTCAGCCAGATCAGGCTGGGTGAACAGATTGCCGCCATGTTGCACCAGATGGTGCAACTGGTTCGGGAGGAAACGACCGACCTCGATATTCACGGTTTCCAACCCACGGGCCATGAAGCCGACCTTCTTTTCACCCGCCAATGACAACAATGATCCCTGTCCCATCACCTTCAGGGCCTGGGGATAGGGCTCGACCTGCACGATGAAATCGTGAATGCCACCGGATTGATATCCCCCAAATGCCTGTACCCCTTTATCGATCTGCACATAGATAAAGCGGCCCACCGGCGCCTTGAACTTATAGCTGTGCAGTGCATTGTTCTCCTCCGCGCCTGGCACCTGGGTGATTGCCAATACACTGGATTTGGCCAATTCATTTTTGCCAACCCCACCCTGATCTGCCCAATGGTAAGGCTCACTGTCGCTACGCTCAGCCGCCTTCTGATCCGGGTGGAATTTCGGTAACAACCACGCCTTCACCTTGCCCACCAGCGCCTTATCCGTCACCGGCATGCTGCTTTCAAACAACAATACCTGCTCAGGCTCAAATCGCTCGTTGTCCACCAAGGTCATGCTGCCATTGCTGAAGCGCAGGCTATTGCGCCCAGGAATCTTGATGGAAGCGCTGATCTCGGCTTGTGTCTCATTTCCGCCCCGCATCGCTACAATGCCTTTGTCGAGCGTCAACGTCATCGAGGTATCATCACGAGGAATGGCCAGCGCAGCCGAGTGGATATAGGCATTCAAATGCGGCTTGTCATAGGTGACCGTATAGCGGGTGGAATCCCCGCTCAACCCCAGAAAGGTTGCCCCCATCGCCATGTCCAGCTTGATGCGCTTCTCGAATTTTGCGGTATCGACCGGATGCGAAAAGTGCACCGTGGCTACCAGCTTCTTTTGGCCAGGATCAACCGGGTCTTGATAAAACTCCGCGCTGCTGATCTTGGTTTCAAACGCCGCAGTATCGAATTCAAAATGGTACTCATCCAGCTTGGTCTGGGGAGAAAACACCCCCTTTTTGTCGAACTTGACCTCAAAAGTCTCGCCAACCGGCCAATCACCTGTGGGCTGGAATACCAGCTTTTTGTCCCCATCCCATGTCCAATTGCCCGCCAATTGCGGATTCAGGCTTATCCCAGCCTTGACTGGCCTCCCCACCTCTTTGATCGGCGCAACCGACTCGGAAAACTCCACGACCAAAGGTTTGGTGATCCATTTGCCGTCCTCCAGCACAGTCAGCGGTGGTGCTTTGACCTCATAGGTCGTCATCTGTGGCTTGGGCAGATGCCACCACCACCAGAGCCCCCAGCCGCCACCGCCCAGCAAGGCCAATAGCAGCCCGCCATAGGCAGCCCCTTTTTTAGGATTGGCTCCCACCCACAGCCCAAGGCGCGACAGCAACGCCCCCAGCGACAACAACCAACTGGGTGCCTGCCAATGCAGATCTCCCACAACCAGTCGAGCCAGCCAGCCCAACACGACAAAAATCAACGAAATGAAAGACCACAAAAAGAGGAATGGAGTCAGCAATGGACGCAAGGACATGGGCGATACGCCTGATCGTAGTAAGTTAGGAATGACATGCAAATTATAGATATGTTGACGTGATACTTGTGGCCAAACGGAAATAAAATTCCTGCCAACCCACAGCAGACGCACAGGATACACACCTTGTCACATATGCTGGCAAGAACATTCATCGAGCATCAACGCACATTCATCTAATTTACCAGCATGCACGCGATAGATGTGCTGTGCGTGAAGTTTGTGTGAAATACCCGATCAATGTACAGGATTGCAGCAGGACAACATTGCGGCATGGAGCCACATCGAAGTAACGGCAAGGAAGAGCTCGTCAATATGGGGCTTGTTCCGGGCAGTACCGGCAGTGTTTGTAAGGCTAGCGAAGTGGCCCGATACCCTACGAAAACGAGATCGTGCTACCACAGGCACGCCTGCAGAAGTTGAATGTTTTTGGCTGAGGCATAGTGATCCAGTTCAGCTTGTATGTGCTGGTCATATCGGAAGCGACTTGCACAAATAACTAGGCAATCAACTATCAGCAGGTAGCGCCGTTACCCTTTGTGATGCGCCCCAAGCCAACTACCCGTAATCAACCCAGCCAACGACGAATAGATAATGATGGACAGGGAGGTTTCCCAATGGGGCTTGAGCACAAAAATGCAGACGGCCCACGACAGCACGGCAAACAGCAGGCACCCGCCCACGCCCAGCCCGATGATCCGCAACACCTTCACTTCCAATCCTCCAGCGCCAGGCAGTTGGTATAAAGCCCGGTATCACTGCCCCCTGCTTTCACCAGCTCTTCAATAAATGCGGCGCAGTTGTGCGGTAGCACACCCCATAACCAGTCTTTGCTGGCCAGCTCGTCAAACTTGCGCTGCATGGCTTCGGGCTTGGTGATCTTGATCGATTTGCGCTGCAGTTCCGTTTTGCGACTCTCTTTCAGGTAGCGCCGATAACCCGCCTCATCCATGTAATACGGGCGGTCATTGCCATCACCGGCAATATGGAAGTAGTGCCCACCCACACCCCCTGCATTCAGGATGGCATGCCCGCAAGGATTCGGAAACGTGCCACTAACCACGATGACTTGCGAATGGGTCCAGGGAACAGTTTCGAGAAACACTGATAGAGATTGATACCTTCGTACGCCATGACAAACGATTCCCACGCAAAAAAGCACAAGGATATGCAAATGTCACATCATGACGCAACTAGATGCGGCAGGCGGCAACTAGCCTTGACCAGCCCCCAGCGCGCGGGATCGTGACCCCGCCACGCCCGCGCGCTAAAGGGGTGGCTTTTTATGCAGCTGCATGATTGCCGGGAAAGACCGCCAGCTATGGCGCTTCAAGCGATTTGTCAGCCTGTGTAAACCTTGCGTTTTGATGCAGTCTAGACATGCAGTCACGCAGGATGGCATGGGCAGAAGTGCTTCGCTCGCTCAAGCCGTAGGGGGTGTTCAAAAAATGGTAACCGAGGTAGCCGCCCTGAGAAAAACTATCTAAGCTGCTGATT from Chitinivorax tropicus includes:
- a CDS encoding alpha-2-macroglobulin family protein, with the protein product MSLRPLLTPFLFLWSFISLIFVVLGWLARLVVGDLHWQAPSWLLSLGALLSRLGLWVGANPKKGAAYGGLLLALLGGGGWGLWWWWHLPKPQMTTYEVKAPPLTVLEDGKWITKPLVVEFSESVAPIKEVGRPVKAGISLNPQLAGNWTWDGDKKLVFQPTGDWPVGETFEVKFDKKGVFSPQTKLDEYHFEFDTAAFETKISSAEFYQDPVDPGQKKLVATVHFSHPVDTAKFEKRIKLDMAMGATFLGLSGDSTRYTVTYDKPHLNAYIHSAALAIPRDDTSMTLTLDKGIVAMRGGNETQAEISASIKIPGRNSLRFSNGSMTLVDNERFEPEQVLLFESSMPVTDKALVGKVKAWLLPKFHPDQKAAERSDSEPYHWADQGGVGKNELAKSSVLAITQVPGAEENNALHSYKFKAPVGRFIYVQIDKGVQAFGGYQSGGIHDFIVQVEPYPQALKVMGQGSLLSLAGEKKVGFMARGLETVNIEVGRFLPNQLHHLVQHGGNLFTQPDLADYEMDRLVERYTEDRSLDARDPGKPVYDSIDLTPYLTDKAGIKRGLFLIKLKGKGKAQQPTEEADQGEEGDAGEGEGGYEGETGEVSDARLILLTDLGVIVKRATDGSQDVFVQSIQTGQPVAGARIDVVGRNGQATETQTTDATGHARLPNISKLLREKAPIMYVVQKEGDMSFLPMGRSDRMLNLSRFDIGGASNASKADQLTAYLFSDRGIYRPGEKVNIGSIVRTADWRNGLEGIPLQAEVTDPRGATVFRESIKIGKGGFDSFSWSTTETSPTGEYTVGLYLVKNGARDSQIGSVSVKVRDFEPDRMRVTAKLSDGPVEGWLAPQDVKAQVKAMHLFGAPAEGRRVESEISLSPVLPAFAKYRDYAFYDTSLLSEGVQDKLPATTTNAQGEAELPLDLQRFGAATYRLSFLARVFEAEGGRNVASQTAVLVSSANYLVGVKADGDLGYINRGAARSSRWLAIDRKLQSIAVGDLKLDWVQRRYVSVLTKQDSGIYKYVSRRKDVVRDTKAVKIEAGGTEFALPTGEPGDYMLVLRSATGDVLNRIEYSVVGEANVSRSLDRNAELQLKLNKTEFEAGETIDISIRAPYVGSGLITIERDKVYHHVWFKTTTTSSVQQITLPKDFEGNGYINVQFVRDPGSEEIFMSPLSYGVAPFAVSLKRRTEAVRVDAPSLVKPGQNLKMKVKTAEPARVVVFAVDEGILQVARYKTPNPLGYFFQKRALEVNTSQILDLILPEFQRLMQAAAPGGDADGGFAKHLNPFNRKRKAPAVYWSGIVDTSSQGTELSWRVPDYFNGKLRLMAVAVTPQAIGVHEGATEVRGDLILTPNVPAMVAPGDEFTVSVGVYNNAKGSSGPITVALKGGKELAVVGESKTSLQAAYLKEGVAEFKLRATETLGAGNLEFIATIGDKSARMTESVSVRPAVPFRTQLSFGRFDGSSTTQTLTRDLYPEYRKVDATVSVLPLAWSQGLVAYLDSYPYSCTEQLVSKAMPALVFAGRPELGRIAGKDSIKSALQVLGSRQNDQGAFGLWSSSVRIEPFASAYAVHFLIEAKERGTALPAGMLDNANMWLQNLINAGGEDLASARLRAYGIYLLTRQGIVTSGMLAGLQQELDARFAPAWTQELTAAYMAASYQLLKQDKLAEQALKGVIWSEKRKRNGDGVYYDNLVHDAQLLYLLSRHFPGRAIKTPQAVLDNMGKVMSSNQFNSLSSAYLMLGLDAYAALAQAQGVKLSISEIARDGSEQALSLPAGSLPKAALSLSAAKVKFGKEGNLAGYFAVNESGFDRKVAAELREGIEIAREYTDLNGKALSKVKVGEEFLVKLTLRATQRDQVPQVAVVDLLPGGVEAVIELRQPVEAMQQDTPAEQTAPTLPIGVPDKSNWVPDFADLREDRLVLYGMAGKEVGTFVYKVRATNAGVFRTPAPFAEGMYDRSTVARGTVGKLEIVKP